The following proteins are co-located in the Macadamia integrifolia cultivar HAES 741 chromosome 3, SCU_Mint_v3, whole genome shotgun sequence genome:
- the LOC122073516 gene encoding uncharacterized protein LOC122073516 isoform X2, with the protein MIIHPHPPQKVSNYYNFFHSFTLGFSTMADLRCDVPENYGYSSDSSIRARRTAQNYENYRYLDGGGIEFRARSEGDHESGPPSPTLWKTSPARITESEASLLHPSSLSPVSRRHAIAKSRRELMEMIRNMPETSYELSLQDLVEQPHVRDSRDMNSNDSKTSREKAKRKKNQERNKGRMRRSVSMENEPVLLKMFFPLSLGSMKKSFSMDTGSKISQKSPSLDAQEKGVDKEWWKRRYSVAGDSDSGVASSNNSGSTGSSGSSSIGSRSSSSSKGRRRIGGLIDCWSCFQTMENTL; encoded by the exons ATGATAATACACCCACACCCACCTCAAAAAGTCTCAAACTACTACaatttcttccattcttttacCTTAGGTTTCTCAACCATGGCTGATCTCCGATGTGATGTCCCTGAAAACTATGGCTATTCATCAGATTCCAGCATCCGGGCTCGAAGAACAGCTCAGAACTATGAGAATTATCGGTATTTAGATGGTGGTGGGATTGAATTTAGAGCAAGATCAGAAGGAGATCATGAATCAGGACCTCCATCACCAACACTGTGGAAGACAAGCCCAGCTAGAATTACTGAATCAGAGGCTTCACTTCTTCACCCCAGCTCCCTTTCTCCAGTATCTCGGAGGCATGCGATTGCCAAAAGCCGAAGAGAGCTCATGGAGATGATTCGAAACATGCCTGAAACTTCCTATGAGCTCTCCTTGCAGGACCTTGTGGAGCAACCACATGTGCGGGATAGTAGAGATATGAACAGTAATGATTCAAAGACTTCGAGAGAGAAagcaaagaggaaaaagaaccAGGAAAGAAATAAGGGTCGGATGCGAAGAAGTGTAAGTATGGAAAATGAACCTGTCCTGCTTAAGATGTTCTTCCCACTTTCTCTGGGGTCGATGAAGAAGAGCTTTTCAATGGATACAGGTTCCAAAATCTCACAAAAATCTCCATCTTTGGATGCACAAGAGAAAGGTGTTGATAAGGAGTGGTGGAAGAGAAGGTATTCAGTTGCAGGGGACAGTGATAGTGGGGTAGCAAGCAGCAATAACAGTGGAAGTACTGGAAGCAGTGGAAGCAGTAGTATTGGAAGTAgaagtagcagcagcagcaaaggAAGAAG GCGAATTGGTGGCTTAATTGATTGCTGGTCCTGCTTCCAAACCATGGAAAATACCTTATGA
- the LOC122073516 gene encoding uncharacterized protein LOC122073516 isoform X1 translates to MIIHPHPPQKVSNYYNFFHSFTLGFSTMADLRCDVPENYGYSSDSSIRARRTAQNYENYRYLDGGGIEFRARSEGDHESGPPSPTLWKTSPARITESEASLLHPSSLSPVSRRHAIAKSRRELMEMIRNMPETSYELSLQDLVEQPHVRDSRDMNSNDSKTSREKAKRKKNQERNKGRMRRSVSMENEPVLLKMFFPLSLGSMKKSFSMDTGSKISQKSPSLDAQEKGVDKEWWKRRYSVAGDSDSGVASSNNSGSTGSSGSSSIGSRSSSSSKGRRASLCCRRIGGLIDCWSCFQTMENTL, encoded by the exons ATGATAATACACCCACACCCACCTCAAAAAGTCTCAAACTACTACaatttcttccattcttttacCTTAGGTTTCTCAACCATGGCTGATCTCCGATGTGATGTCCCTGAAAACTATGGCTATTCATCAGATTCCAGCATCCGGGCTCGAAGAACAGCTCAGAACTATGAGAATTATCGGTATTTAGATGGTGGTGGGATTGAATTTAGAGCAAGATCAGAAGGAGATCATGAATCAGGACCTCCATCACCAACACTGTGGAAGACAAGCCCAGCTAGAATTACTGAATCAGAGGCTTCACTTCTTCACCCCAGCTCCCTTTCTCCAGTATCTCGGAGGCATGCGATTGCCAAAAGCCGAAGAGAGCTCATGGAGATGATTCGAAACATGCCTGAAACTTCCTATGAGCTCTCCTTGCAGGACCTTGTGGAGCAACCACATGTGCGGGATAGTAGAGATATGAACAGTAATGATTCAAAGACTTCGAGAGAGAAagcaaagaggaaaaagaaccAGGAAAGAAATAAGGGTCGGATGCGAAGAAGTGTAAGTATGGAAAATGAACCTGTCCTGCTTAAGATGTTCTTCCCACTTTCTCTGGGGTCGATGAAGAAGAGCTTTTCAATGGATACAGGTTCCAAAATCTCACAAAAATCTCCATCTTTGGATGCACAAGAGAAAGGTGTTGATAAGGAGTGGTGGAAGAGAAGGTATTCAGTTGCAGGGGACAGTGATAGTGGGGTAGCAAGCAGCAATAACAGTGGAAGTACTGGAAGCAGTGGAAGCAGTAGTATTGGAAGTAgaagtagcagcagcagcaaaggAAGAAG GGCTTCTCTGTGTTGCAGGCGAATTGGTGGCTTAATTGATTGCTGGTCCTGCTTCCAAACCATGGAAAATACCTTATGA